A section of the Oreochromis niloticus isolate F11D_XX linkage group LG9, O_niloticus_UMD_NMBU, whole genome shotgun sequence genome encodes:
- the LOC102080331 gene encoding leucine-rich repeat-containing protein 19, with protein sequence MMERCWQPLLLLWLTAGLVKNNQTVKDGETLTVNFTNEHLQVIPHNQNVNVTKLVIDGNLITLNDTDKQALACYPRLVELHLDANWITAIPAKYFAVVPNLRVLSLARNNLSSLDPEAFSSLDVLTELDLTHNLLTSLPAQLISGLNKLQVLNLQGNPWNCSCPLLTIIGQIDAANITMGGPQVICASPAEQAGRDLLNATALCSTLLPTITPDPQKPKTPVHYLQTSGPSVITTTTQSTSQNDSISKDPTPVLGNTWKFTASVAILAVTTSMLIVCAVKGPSWYKLFHNYRHQQLQQEVGEDEDFVSTEFSATGRHPAHQTFSFEQMNRQMQEEQEEQEYFEDPYIRREE encoded by the exons ATGATGGAGAGGTGCTGGCAGCCTCTCCTCCTGCTGTGGCTCACTGCAGGGCTGGTAAAAAATAACCAGACAGTGAAAGACGGTGAAACC CTGACAGTAAACTTCACCAACGAACATCTTCAAGTCATCCCTCACAACCAAAATGTTAACGTTACCAAACTGGTGATTGATGGGAACCTAATTACTCTGAATGACACGGACAAGCAAGCACTAGCTTGCTATCCCAGACTGGTAGAGCTTCACTTGGATGCTAACTGGATCACTGCTATTCCAGCCAAATACTTTGCTGTGGTACCAAACCTCAGAGTGCTGTCTCTCGCCAGAAACAACCTCAGCAG CCTTGACCCTGAGGCTTTCAGTAGCCTGGATGTCTTGACAGAGTTGGACCTGACCCACAACTTGCTAACAAGCCTCCCTGCACAGCTGATCAGTGGGCTGAACAAGTTACAG GTACTGAACCTACAGGGAAACCCTTGGAATTGTTCCTGTCCACTGCTGACCATCATTGGACAGATCGATGCAGCAAATATTACCATGG gaGGACCACAGGTCATCTGTGCATCTCCAGCAGAGCAGGCTGGACGAGATCTTCTTAATGCTACAGCACTGTGCTCCACATTATTACCCACCATCACACCAGACCCTCAGAAACCAAAAACACCAGTCCACTATCTCCAGACGTCGGGCCCATCAGTTATTACGACGACCACACAGTCAACCAGTCAGAACGACAGCATCAGCAAAG ACCCCACACCTGTGCTCGGCAACACGTGGAAATTCACCGCATCCGTCGCAATCTTGGCAGTAACGACCTCCATGCTCATCGTATGTGCCGTCAAGGGACCGTCCTGGTACAAGCTCTTCCACAACTACAGGCATCAGCAGTTACAACAAGAAGTTGGGGAGGACGAGGATTTTGTGTCAACAGAGTTCTCAGCGACAGGAAGACACCCGGCCCatcaa